One segment of Ipomoea triloba cultivar NCNSP0323 chromosome 12, ASM357664v1 DNA contains the following:
- the LOC115998212 gene encoding uncharacterized protein LOC115998212, whose product MDPCPFVRLIIESLSLKLPTATKPAGPGVHPSTTPCYAKLKFSNFPSQTALLPLCSPALPKDDDSSPSDSFASAEAFHLDPSALRRLSEKPAALKLSVFAGRMGHTCGITSGKLLGVVQVAVDLSGAQSKPVLFQSGWKRLGGGGSDNKPMLHVVVRSEPDPRFVFQFGGEPECSPVVFQIQGSIRQPVFSCKFSADRNNRTRSLPSDFSLNNRGWMRTFSGDRDRPGKERKGWMIIIYDLSGSSVAAASMITPFVPSPGSDRVSRSNPGAWLILRPNGPSVSSWKPWGRLEAWRERGPVDGLGYKFELVTDAGFTSGIPIAEGAMNVKKGGRFCIDNTRKQSASSSLSPVRGFVMCSSVEGKNGFLSVQVAVNHVNCMADAALFVALSAAIDLSMDACQLFSRKLRKEFCHDEHDSYS is encoded by the exons ATGGATCCATGCCCATTTGTACGTTTGATCATCGAGTCATTATCTCTGAAACTCCCCACCGCCACTAAACCCGCCGGTCCCGGAGTTCACCCTTCCACGACCCCATGCTACGCCAAGTTGAAATTCAGCAATTTCCCTTCCCAAACTGCCCTTCTCCCTCTCTGCTCCCCCGCCCTTCCCAAGGACGACGATTCCTCTCCCTCCGACTCCTTCGCCTCCGCCGAAGCCTTCCACCTCGATCCCTCCGCCCTCCGCCGCCTCTCCGAAAAGCCCGCCGCTCTCAAGCTCTCCGTCTTCGCCGGCCGAATGGGGCACACCTGCGGGATCACCTCCGGGAAGCTGCTCGGCGTCGTGCAGGTCGCGGTTGATCTCAGTGGGGCCCAATCGAAACCGGTTTTGTTCCAGAGCGGGTGGAAGAGGCTCGGAGGCGGAGGTTCGGATAATAAACCGATGCTGCATGTGGTGGTTCGGTCCGAACCGGACCCCCGGTTCGTTTTCCAGTTCGGGGGTGAACCGGAGTGCAGCCCGGTGGTTTTCCAGATCCAGGGGAGTATCAGGCAGCCGGTTTTCAGTTGCAAGTTCAGCGCCGACAGGAACAACCGGACTCG ATCTCTGCCATCAGATTTTAGTTTGAACAATAGAGGATGGATGAGAACATTTTCTGGGGATAGGGACAGGCCCGGGAAGGAACGAAAAGGGTGGATGATAATAATCTACGATCTCTCGGGCTCTTCTGTAGCAGCTGCATCTATGATCACCCCGTTCGTTCCATCCCCGGGGTCTGATCGCGTCTCGCGATCAAACCCCGGGGCATGGCTCATCCTGCGCCCCAATGGCCCCTCGGTTAGTAGCTGGAAGCCCTGGGGCCGCCTCGAGGCATGGCGGGAGAGAGGCCCGGTTGATGGGCTTGGCTACAAGTTCGAGCTTGTTACTGATGCGGGGTTCACGAGTGGGATCCCCATTGCAGAAGGCGCCATGAATGTAAAGAAAGGGGGGAGGTTTTGCATAGATAATACAAGAAAACAGTCTGCTTCTTCTTCGTTATCCCCGGTTCGGGGGTTTGTGATGTGCTCGAGTGTTGAAGGCAAAAATGGGTTCCTTTCGGTTCAGGTTGCAGTGAACCATGTTAATTGCATGGCTGATGCTGCTCTGTTTGTCGCCCTTTCGGCAGCCATTGATCTGAGTATGGATGCTTGCCAGCTTTTTTCGAGGAAACTGAGGAAAGAATTCTGCCATGATGAACATGATTCCTACTCTTAA
- the LOC115998213 gene encoding acid phosphatase 1-like encodes MAFFMQCFAICLVLIAGATAARQNPTIKLRSALDDDNLLCESWKQAVETNNAGPWGLPIQPCFDFAISYMTGLRYFADSIAVANYAVEFAKSVNVTDKDAWVFDVDDTLLSHVPHFCSPNQESRKLQERVKSEGWEDSLLGDEVDLPALPASLELYRNIHKLGFKIFLLSGREHSQLNQTLRNLLEVGYINWDRLILRDTCEEHKTALMYKSERRMELVEEGYTLHGNCGDQWSDLLGYAMAVRSFKLPNLMYYIK; translated from the exons ATGGCGTTCTTCATGCAATGTTTTGCTATCTGCCTCGTCCTCATCGCCGGCGCCACCGCCGCCCGCCAGAATCCGACCATCAAGCTCCGGTCCGCCCTAGACGACGATAACCTCTTATGTGAGAGCTGGAAACAGGCGGTGGAGACCAACAACGCCGGCCCTTGGGGCCTGCCCATTCAGCCTTGCTTCGACTTCGCAATATCCTATATGACCGGCCTCCGGTACTTCGCCGACAGCATCGCCGTCGCCAACTACGCCGTGGAATTCGCCAAGTCGGTGAATGTGACCGACAAGGACGCCTGGGTTTTCGACGTCGACGACACTTTGCTCTCCCATGTTCCCCACTTCTGTTCACCTAATCA AGAATCAAGGAAATTGCAGGAGAGAGTGAAATCTGAAGGGTGGGAAGATTCATTGTTGGGTGATGAGGTTGATTTGCCGGCGTTACCGGCAAGTTTGGAACTGTACCGAAATATTCACAAGTTAGGGTTCAAGATTTTCTTGCTATCGGGACGGGAACACTCTCAGCTCAATCAAACCCTCAGAAATCTTTTGGAAGTTGGATATATCAACTGGGACAGACTCATCTTAAG GGATACATGTGAGGAGCATAAGACAGCATTGATGTACAAGTCAGAGAGGAGGATGGAGTTGGTTGAAGAAGGTTACACACTTCATGGGAACTGTGGTGATCAGTGGTCTGATTTGCTTGGATATGCCATGGCCGTTCGATCCTTCAAACTCCCAAACTTGATGTATTATATCAAGTGA
- the LOC115998470 gene encoding acid phosphatase 1-like encodes MAALMQCLVICIFVLISGGAAATSRIEPIIELPSGVGEDNWYCESWKLAVENNNAGAWDRETCDDFANSYMTDYRYLSDSIAVASYARAYANSVKVTPRDAWIFDIDDTLLSLVSYCDQSLVKSVGHKDCKNSSSGDDDLDLPSLPASLQLYKTIQKLGFKIFLISERKQSQLNNTIENLCRVGYNNWDKLILRDTCDEDKSSLVFKSEKRIEVVEEGYIIQGNCGDQWSDLLGYATAVRSFKFPNLMYYTK; translated from the exons ATGGCGGCCTTGATGCAATGCCTTGTTATCTGCATCTTCGTCCTCATCTCCGGCGGCGCCGCCGCAACTTCCCGTatagaaccaatcattgaactCCCGTCAGGCGTGGGTGAGGACAACTGGTACTGCGAGAGCTGGAAACTGGCGGTGGAGAACAACAACGCCGGCGCTTGGGACCGGGAGACCTGCGACGACTTCGCCAACTCCTATATGACCGACTACCGTTACCTCTCCGACTCCATTGCCGTGGCCAGCTACGCCAGGGCGTACGCCAACTCGGTGAAAGTCACCCCAAGGGACGCTTGGATTTTCGACATCGACGACACTTTGCTCTCCCTCGTTTCCTACTGCGATCA ATCATTAGTGAAATCTGTAGGGCATAAAGACTGTAAAAACTCTTCTTCGGGCGATGATGACCTTGACTTACCATCATTACCAGCAAGTTTGCAATTGTACAAGACTATTCAGAAGTTAGGGTTCAAGATATTCTTGATATCCGAAAGGAAACAGTCTCAGCTCAACAATACCATCGAAAATCTTTGCAGAGTTGGATATAACAATTGggacaaacttatattaag GGATACATGTGATGAGGATAAGTCATCATTAGTGTTCAAGTCTGAGAAGAGGATAGAGGTGGTGGAAGAAGGTTACATCATTCAGGGGAACTGTGGTGATCAGTGGTCTGATTTGCTTGGATATGCCACGGCCGTTCGATCCTTCAAATTCCCAAATTTGATGTACTATACCAAGTAA
- the LOC115997893 gene encoding putative dual specificity protein phosphatase DSP8, with protein sequence MKIEELDGSSESKCGSENERSLMIVRVDAKRALVGAGARILFYPTLLYNVFRNKIQAEFRWWDRVDQFILLGAVPFPKDVPRLKQLGVGGVITLNEPYETLVPTSLYRAHEIDHLVIPTRDYLFAPSFGNINQAVDFIHKNATSGRTTYVHCKAGRGRSTTVVLCYLVVYKHMTPAAALDYVRSVRPRVLLAPSQWKAVLEFKQWRTASTTTFSPADAVLITRADLEGYHSSPDDYSGRQLAVVPCMARTRPMIAKLSCLFATLKVSGVYGPVNRQLTEARAC encoded by the exons ATGAAGATCGAAGAATTGGATGGTAGTAGTGAGAGTAAGTGTGGTAGTGAAAATGAGAGAAGCCTGATGATAGTTCGGGTCGACGCGAAGAGAGCGCTGGTCGGAGCTGGAGCTAGGATCCTCTTTTATCCGACCTTACTCTACAATGTCTTCAGAAACAAAATTCAGGCCGAGTTTCGATGGTGGGATCGGGTTGATCAG TTTATTTTGCTAGGAGCTGTGCCATTTCCAAAGGATGTTCCACGTTTGAAGCAGCTTGGTGTTGGTGGTGTGATCACTTTGAATGAGCCCTATGAAACTTTGGTTCCAACGTCTTTATATCGT GCACATGAGATAGACCACCTCGTCATTCCAACTAGAGATTATctttttgccccttcctttggCAATATTAACCAAGCGGTGGACTTTATTCATA AGAATGCAACTAGTGGGCGGACTACATACGTACATTGCAAAGCAGGTAGAGGAAGGAGCACTACCGTTGTGCTTTGTTATTTG GTGGTGTATAAACACATGACTCCTGCAGCTGCACTGGATTATGTCCGCTCTGTAAGACCTAGAGTACTGTTGGCTCCTTCCCAATGGAAG GCTGTTCTAGAATTCAAGCAGTGGCGCACTGCATCAACTACTACATTTTCGCCTGCAGATGCCGTGTTGATCACAAGAGCTGATCTCGAAGGGTACCATAGCTCACCCGATGATTATTCTGGTAGGCAGCTGGCAGTCGTCCCCTGTATGGCTCGGACAAGGCCCATGATAGCAAAACTTTCTTGCCTATTCGCAACGTTGAAAGTGTCTGGTGTTTATGGACCTGTTAACCGGCAGCTTACAGAGGCTCGTGCCTGCTAA
- the LOC115998908 gene encoding AP-4 complex subunit sigma-like gives MGIRFVLMVNKQGQTRLAQYYEYLTLEERRALEGEIVRKCLTRTEQQCSFVEHRNYKVVYRRYASLFFLVGVDNEENELAILELIHLLVETMDRHFGNVCELDIMFHLEKAHFMLEEMVMNGCIVETSKSNILAPIQLMEKAS, from the exons ATGGGGATTAGATTCGTACTGATGGTGAACAAGCAAGGGCAGACTCGGCTAGCTCAGTACTACGAATACCTCACTCTCGAAGAAAGACGTGCCCTTGAGGGTGAAATTGTTCGCAAGTGCCTCACTCGTACCGAACAGCAG TGTTCATTTGTGGAGCATCGTAACTACAAAGTAGTGTACAGGAGATACGCGTCACTGTTTTTCCTGGTTGGAGTTGACAATGAAGAA AATGAGCTTGCCATTTTGGAACTTATTCACCTGCTAGTTGAGACAATGGATCGTCATTTTGGCAATGTG TGTGAGCTGGATATCATGTTTCATCTCGAGAAAGCTCATTTCATGCTGGAGGAGATGGTAATGAATGGGTGTATTGTCGAGACTAGCAAGTCCAACATTCTGGCTCCAATACAGCTTATGGAAAAAGCATCATAA
- the LOC115998907 gene encoding glutathione hydrolase 3-like, translating into MGKQQSLEATLLTGSELGFNQKRWRRALWVLLALIAIACLGVVLCSSLSIWTAGDGNKFSGRGKARNAETVESGQGQKAAVAADDGRCSKVGLSILKTGGHAVDAAVATALCLGVVNPVSSGIGGGAFMLVRSASTSEVEAIDMRETAPLAASKDMYENDIDSKTVGALSMGVPGEVAGLHEAWLKHGRLPWSTLFQPAIRLARYGFVVATYLATDIAKKEDLIMNDPGLRGVYAPNGKLLQEGDICYNVELSNSLEAIAEQGPEAFYNGTVGEKLVEDVQKAGGILTMEDLRNYRVKVRDPIVVNAMGYTIFGMPPPSSGTVGLSLILKVLESYPSSVAAEGPLGLHRMIEAVKHMLGVRMNLGDPDFVNVSSVVYDMLSPSFAQMIQQRIYDNTTFPSEYYMPRWSLLRDHGTSHFCIVDADRNAVAMTTTVNYLFGAGLLSPSTGIVLNNEMGDFSVPTEVSTDKLPPSPANFISPNKRPLSSMTPIVVLKDNQLAAVIGGSGGTNIIATVTQVFLNHFVLGMDPLEAVQSPRVYHKLIPNTVLYENWTIMDGEHIELSGGRRRFLEGRGHQLQAQESGAICQFLVQNLPKPGQWLNNGTFYGMLTAVSDPRKGGSPAAI; encoded by the exons atggggaAACAGCAGAGCCTGGAGGCCACACTCTTGACTGGCAGCGAATTGGGTTTCAACCAGAAGAGATGGAGAAGAGCTCTCTGGGTTTTACTCGCCCTCATAGCCATAGCTT GTCTAGGAGTAGTTCTATGCAGCAGCTTGAGCATTTGGACAGCAGGAGATGGGAACAAGTTTAGTGGAAGGGGGAAAGCCAGAAATGCCGAAACTGTCGAGTCAGGGCAGGGCCAGAAGGCAGCTGTTGCTGCTGATGATGGTCGTTGTTCTAAAGTCGGGTTATCGATACTTAAAACGGGAGGTCATGCTGTTGATGCTGCAGTTGCAACTGCACTCTGTCTCGGGGTTGTCAATCCGGTGTCTAGTGGGATTGGAGGCGGGGCTTTCATGCTCGTGAGGTCTGCATCGACCTCAGAAGTTGAGGCTATTGACATGAGGGAAACTGCTCCTTTAGCTGCTTCAAAG GACATGTATGAGAACGACATTGATTCCAAGACTGTGGGAGCTCTCTCGATGGGAGTTCCCGGGGAGGTAGCTGGCCTTCATGAAGCTTGGTTGAAACACGGGCGATTGCCTTGGAGCACTCTATTCCAACCCGCCATCAGGCTTGCTAGGTACGGGTTTGTTGTCGCTACATATCTAGCAACCGACATTGCTAAAAAGGAGGACCTTATAATGAACGACCCTGGCTTGCGAGGAGTATATGCACCAAATGGGAAATTGTTACAAGAGGGAGATATATGCTACAATGTAGAACTTAGCAACAGCTTAGAGGCAATTGCAGAACAAGGGCCCGAGGCGTTCTATAATGGAACAGTTGGCGAAAAGCTGGTAGAAGATGTACAAAAAGCCGGTGGGATATTAACAATGGAGGATTTAAGGAACTATAGAGTTAAAGTTCGAGATCCAATCGTTGTTAATGCGATGGGGTATACCATCTTTGGCATGCCTCCTCCATCGAGTGGAACAGTTGGTCTCTCTCTG ATTCTTAAAGTCCTAGAAAGCTATCCAAGTTCTGTTGCTGCAGAAGGTCCTCTAGGTCTGCATCGCATGATTGAAGCGGTGAAGCACATGCTTGGTGTACGGATGAACCTTGGCGATCCCGACTTTGTAAATGTCAGTAGCGTTGTCTATGACATGCTTTCCCCGTCTTTTGCACAGATGATTCAACAGCGGATATATGACAACACCACTTTCCCGTCTGAATACTATATGCCAAG GTGGAGTCTGCTTCGAGACCATGGAACCAGCCACTTCTGTATTGTGGATGCTGATCGAAATGCAGTAGCGATGACAACCACGGTGAACTATCTCTTTGGAGCTGGTCTCTTGTCTCCTTCAACAGGCATTGTGCTCAATAACGAAATGGGAGATTTCTCAGTGCCTACAGAAGTATCCACCGATAAGCTCCCTCCATCTCCAGCCAATTTCATTAGCCCGAACAAAAGACCTTTATCCTCCATGACCCCCATCGTTGTTCTTAAG GATAATCAGTTGGCTGCTGTGATTGGAGGTAGCGGTGGGACGAACATAATTGCGACAGTAACCCAAGTTTTCCTCAACCATTTTGTCTTGGGCATGGATCCCTTAGAAGCAGTTCAGAGTCCAAGAGTTTATCACAAG CTGATTCCCAACACGGTATTGTACGAAAACTGGACCATTATGGATGGGGAACACATTGAGCTCTCGGGTGGCAGGCGGCGTTTCTTGGAAGGTAGAGGTCATCAGCTGCAGGCACAAGAAAGTGGAGCAATCTGCCAATTTCTTGTTCAGAACCTACCAAAACCTGGGCAATGGTTGAACAATGGAACCTTTTATGGCATGCTCACTGCTGTGAGTGATCCAAGAAAAGGTGGAAGCCCTGCAGCCATCTGA